ACGAGTGCGCCAGCTCGTGCGCGACCACGCTGACCAGCGCGCGATCGCCGGTGATCACCGTCGGCGTCAGGAACGTGAGCCGCGGGTTCTCCATGCCGCCATACGGGAACGACGGCGGCATCGTCAACAGATCGAACCGCTCCCAGTCGTACGGCCCGAACAGCGCCTCGGCCGCGCTGATCATCGGCTCGACGCCCGCGAACTCCCAGGCCGCGGCGTCGACCTCACACGGCTCGGCCCAGACCCGGCACCGCGACGACAGCTCGCGCGACGTCAGGTCGCCGACCGCGAACGCCAGCAGGTACGGCGGGATCGGCTGCGGCATCTCCCAGCGCTCGATCGCGACGTCGCCGTCCTCGGTGCGCCCGAGGTGGGCCGCGGCCATGACGGCGGTCAGCGTGCGCGGCACCGTCAGCTCGGCGCTGTAGCGGATGCGCAGCCGCGGCGTGTCCTGGAGCGGCACCACCGCGCGCGCGTGGATGGCCTGGCACTGGCTGAACAGGAACGGGTGCACGCCGCCGGCGGTCTGGGTCGGCTCGAGCCACTGCAGCGCCGACGCGGTCGGCGCGGTGCGGTAGCGGATGCGGACCGCGCGGGTGCCGGCCGGCAGCGTCAGCTCGAGCCGCGCGCCCAGGAACGGCTCGGCCGGGTGCAGCACGTGCGCGACCGGGCCGCCGTCCTGATCGACCACCTCGGCGATCGTCAGGTCGCGGGTGTCGAGATCGAGCGGGCCCGACCCCGGCGCCCGGAAGGTCAGGGTCGCCTCGGCGTCGAGCGTGTGGCTCGCGAAGTCGACCCGCGCGACCAGCGCCAGGTGCGCGGTCTCGGCCTGGGTGTCGTCGTTGTACGAGTGCGGATCGCGACGGGCCATGGCGCTGTCTATACCCGAATCGCGGGCGGGTCGGCGCCGTCACGCCGGCCGACGTCCCCCACTGGACCGGCCCCGGGCCGGTGTATGGTCGCGCGATGAAGCTCCGGGTGTTCTCTCGACGACTGATGCTCGCCGCGCTGGCGGCGACGGCGGCGTGCGCCGATGGCGCGCCCGCACCGACCGACGTGACACCCCGGACGCTGGCGACGACGCCCGCGGTCGCCGGCCGCCTGTGGGTGGCCGCCGAGCCGGCCCAGCCCGCCGCCACCGCCGCCGCCTCGGCGATCGCCCACGTCCGCCGGATCGCGCCGCGCTGGGGCGCGCCGGCCGGCGCCGTCGACCTGGTCGCGCGCGCGACCCTGCCGGTCCCGGGCGGCGAGCTGGTGCGCCTGGCCCAGGAGGTCGACGGCGTGCCGGTCGATCGCGCCGATCTGAAGGTGCTGATCGGCCCCGGCGGCACGCTGCTCGCGGCCTCGGGCGTGCTCGTCCCGGCCGATCTGGCGCGCGACCGCGACGGCTTCCAGCTCGACGCGCGCGCCGCGGTCGCCCGCGCGGTCGCCGCCAGCACCGGCGTCGACGTCGCCGCCGGCCTGCGCGCCGAGGCCGGCGCGACCGCCGACCTGGGCTGGTTCAGCGGCGGCGCCGGCGACGTGGTCGTCGAGCGCGCCCGCGCCCGCCACCGCTGGCACCGCGACCGCGACGCGCTGGTGCCGGTCTGGGTGGTCGAGGCCTACGTCGCCGCCAGCGACTCGACCGACAGCCGCGCCGAGCGCGTCGTCGTCGCGGCCCGCGACGGCCGGGTGCTGGCGCGCCACGACCTCACCGTCGACGCCGCCTTCACCTACCGCGTGTGGGCCGAGACCGGCGGCGACCGGCGCATGCTCGACGGCCCGATCGAGGACTTCTCGCCGACCCCGAGCGGCACCCCGGGCGGCGCCCGCCCGGCGTTCATCGCCCCCAACCTGGTCACCGTCGACGGCCTGAACCACCCCGCGGGCGGCCCCGCCGACCCGTGGCTCGCCTCGGGCGCGACCGAGACCGTCGGCAACAACGTCGACGCGTACACCGACATCAACCTGCCGGGCGGCCTGTCCGCGGGCGACTTCCGCGCGACGACCACCAGCGCGTCCACGTTCGATCGCACCTACGACACCGGCGCCGAGGCGCTGGCCTCGACCGCGCAGCAGTCGGCCGCGATCGCGCAGCTGTTCTACGCGATCAACTGGCTCCACGACGACTGGTACGACGCCGGCTTCACCGAGGCGGCCGGCAACGGCCAGGCCGACAACTACGGCCGCGGCGGCGTCGCCGGCGACGCGCTCTTGGCCGAGGCCCAGGACAGCGCGAACGACGGCGCCCGCAACAACGCCAACATGTCGACGCCCGAGGACGGCATGGCGCCGCGCATGCAGGTGTACCTGTGGAGCGGGCTCGACGACCGCACGCTGACGATCGGCGCGCGCACCCCGAGCACCCGGGCGCCCACGACGTACGGCCCGACCCAGTACGATCTGGTCGGCACGATCGTGGCCGGCACCGACGGCGCCGGCGCCGCGCTCGACGACGGGTGCGAGCCGCTGACCAACGACGTCACCGGCCGCGTCGCGCTCCTGGCCCGGGGCAACTGCACCGGCGAGGTCAAGGCGGCGACCGCCCAGGCCGCCGGCGCGATCGGGCTGATCATCGCGCACAACGTCGTCGGCAGCCCCGCGCCGGGCCTGCCCAACGACGCCAACGTCACGCAGCCGATCACGATCCCCGTGATGTCGGTCAGCTACGACGAGGGCGTCGCGATCCGCGCCGACCTCGGCGCCGGGCCGGTGACCGCGACCTTCCACCGCGACCTCGGGCCCGAGGTCGACGGCGCGCTCGACGCGGCGCTGGTCGCGCACGAGTTCGGCCACTACGTCCACCACCGCCTGAGCGACTGCAACACGCGCATGTGCGGCGCCCAGAGCGAGGGCTGGGGCGACTTCATCGCGCTGTTGACGCTGGCCCGCGACGGCGACGATCTGACCGGCGCCTACGCGATCAGCACCTACGCCAGCAACGACGATCCGTACTTCGGCATCCGCCGCGCGCCGTACTCGACCGACGGCGCCAAGAACGCGTTCACGTTCCAGATGGTCGCCGACGACGCGGCGCTGCCGACCAGCCACCCGCTCGCCTTCGCCGGCGCCAACTCCGAGGTCCACAACGCCGGCGAGATCTGGGCCCAGGTGATGTGGGAGGGCTACGTCGCGCTGCAGCAGGCGCGCGGCGCCCGCACCTTCGACGAGGCCCGCCGCACGATGATGCGCTACGTGGTCGCCGGCCTCGGGCTGGCGCCGACCGACGCCACCTTCACCGAGACCCGCAACGCCATCCTCGCGGCGGCGCGCGCCGCCAGCCCGGCCGACGCCGCGGTGCTCACCGCCGCCTTCGCCCGGCGCGGGCTCGGCTCGTGCGCCGTGTCGCCGCCGCGTGACTCCAGCGACTTCATCGGCGCGCTCGAGAGCTTCGTGACCAAGGGCAACGCCGAGCCCAGCGGCGTCACCGTGGCGATCGACGTCAAGGACTGTGATCACGACGGCGCGCTCGACGTCGGCGAGACCGCGACGATCACCGTGCCGGTGACCAACGTCGGCGTCGAGCTGTTGAGCGCGGTGACCGTGACCGCGACCGGCAGCGCCGGGCTGACGATCTCCACCCCGACCGTCGACCTCGGCGCGCTGGCGCCCGACGGCAGCGGCACCGCGAGCTTCCAGGTCACCGTCGCCGACGCCGTGGGCCCCGTGGCCGCGACCGTCGACGTCACGATCACCGCGCCCGGCGGGTGCACCGAGACCCGCCAGATCGTGCTGCCGATCCGGCTGGTCGCTGACGACGACCCCGCCGCCGCGGCCAGCGACACCTTCGACGCGCTGGTGTCGCCGTGGACGCCGACCGGGTCCGACGCCCGCCGCGCGTGGGGCGCCGTCGACGGCGTCGGCCTCGATCGGTTCTGGCACGGCGAGGACCTCGGCTTCCCCAGCGACACCGCGATCGAGTCGCCGGCGATGACCGCCGGCGCCGGCCCGGTGACCGTGGCCTTCGACCACGCCTACCAGTTCGAGTTCTCGAACGACGTCTACTGGGACGGCGGCGTCGTCGAGATCACCACCGACGCCGGCGCCACCTGGCGCGACGTGGCGGACCTGACCAACATCCCGTACGACGGCCCGCTCAGCGTCGACGCCGGCAACGTCCTGGCCGGGCAGATGGCGTTCAGCGATCAGAACCCGGCGTTCCCGGCCCGCGACCACGTCGTCCTCGACTTCGGCACCCAGCTCGCGGGCACGACCTTCCGCCTGCGGTTCCGCATCGGCACCGACGCCTCGGCCAGCGCGCCGGGCTGGGACATCGACAACCTCGTCGTCACCGGCATCACCAACACGCCGTTCCCGGTGGTCGTCGCCGACGCCGACGCCTGCACCGCCCCGCCGGACCAGACCGACGACGGCGGCTGCTGCAGCACCAACGGCGGCGCCGGCGCCGGCTCGTCGCTGGCCGGCGGGCTGGTGGTCGCGGCGCTGCTCCGGCGGCGCCGTCGGCGCGCGGCCTGACGCGGGCGCGGTCCCGGCGTACGCTGGCGCCGTGACCGCCCAGCGATCGTCGCCGTCCGTCGCGCGCAACCGCGCGCCCATCCTCGAGGTCCTGCGCCGGGCGCTGCCGCCCAGCGGCGTCGTGCTCGAGATCGCCAGCGGCACCGGCGAGCACGCCGTCCACTTCGCGGGCGCGTTGCCGGCCCTGACGTGGCAGCCGACCGACGCCGACCCGGCCGCTCGCGCCAGCATCGCCGCCTGGCGCGAGGACGCGGCCCTGCCCAACCTGCGCGCGCCGCTGCCGCTCGACGTCACCGGGCCGTGGCCGCTCGCCACCGCCGACGCGGTCGTGTGCATCAACATGATCCACATCTCGCCGTGGGCCGCGACCGAGGCGCTGTTCGCCGGCGCGGCGCGCGTGCTCGCCGCCGGCGCGCCGCTGGTCACCTACGGCCCGTACCGGTTCGGCGGCGTGACCGCGCCGTCGAACCTCGACTTCGACGCCAGCCTGCGCGCGCGCGATCCGCGCTGGGGCGTGCGCGACGTCGACGACCTCGACGCGTGCGCCGCCACCTGCGGCCTCGCGCGCATCGAGACCGTCGCGCTGCCGGCCAACAACCACGCCCTGGTCTGGCGCCGCGGCTGAGCGTCAGCGCCCGCAGGGGCGCTCGATCCCTCGCCCCGGCGGCGTGAATCGACGTGCGCGTCGTCGTGATACGCGTCGGCCGGCGGCAGCCGCGTCGGCGCCGCGGCGCCCTCACGCCGGGCGCGGCGGCGCGGTCTCGACGAAGCTGGCGCGGGCCCCGATCGCGCGCTGGAACCGGCGCAGGTTGGGCGCCCCCTCCAGCACCGCCTGGGCCTCGGGGAACATCCCGACGTAGGTGAGGATCGGCGCGAGGAACAGGTCGGCCAGCGCCAGCGTCGGCCCGGTCAGCCACTCGCCGCGGAACCCGGCCTCGAACAGCCGCAGGTCGCGCGCCATCGCCGGCGCGTCGCGCTCGATCAGCGCGCGATCGGGCTGGCCGTCGGCGGTCTTCGGGAACAGGTAGTGGAACAGGTAGTTCCGCACCAGGTCGCCGTAGGCGTAGCAGTGGATGACGCTGATCCACTTCTCGTTCTCGGCCCGCGCCACCGGCGCGGTCGGCACCAGCGCCGGGCCCGGGCCGATCGCGTCGAGGTAGTGGGCGATCGCCGAGGTCTCGATGAGCTCGACGTCGCCGTGGGTGAGCAGCGGCACCCGGCCCCAGGGGTGCTTGGCGAGGTGGTCGGCGCTGCCGAGCTCGACCGGCGCGAGCTGGTACGCGAGGCCCTTCTCGTGCGCGACCATGCGCGCGGTGCGAACGTAGGAGCTCTGGGGCGGTCCGTGGAGGATGATCTGGGTCATGGCGGTTCCTTTCACCGCCGGGTCGAACGGGCGCGGCCGCGATCGACAGGTCCCATCGATCTTCTCTCGATCTCTTCTCGATTCGTTCGCGACAGGGCGCGCGGGGCGCGACGACGCCCTACGGCGCCGCGCCCAGGTCGCGCAGCGTGGCCGTCGCCCGCTCCTTCACTTCCTTGCGCCACCGGCCCTCGACCACCGCGGTCAGGGTCGGCACCGCGCTGGCGCCGACCTCGCGCACCAGGAACCGCCGCACGTCGCCGTGGGCCCGGTCGTTGCCGAGGCCGTAGACCGCGCTGCCGACCAGGCGCGGATCGTCGCGCAGCGCCGGCGCGAGCTGGATCGCCTTGCGGAACGCCTGGAGGCAGTCGCTGACCCACAAGCGCTCGCAGTAGACCTGCCCGAGCGCCAGCGGGATCTCGCCGTTGGTGGGCTCGCGGCCGCCGAGGCGCTGGAGCGCGCGCACGACCTCGTCGCTGGTGTCGGCGCCGCGCAGCCGCGGGCGCAGCGCCTCGAGCTCCGCGCTGGTCGGCGGATCTGGATCCGCGCTCGCGCCCGGCGGCGACGGCGGGGGCTTGGCCTTGGGTGAGCTGGCGCCGCCGCCCACGAGCGCGGCGATGACGACGACGACGGTGCCGCCGACGACGGCCGCGGCGATCACGCGCCCGCGCCGATCGAGCGACCCCACCAGCTTGCGCAGCCGCCCCAGCGGCGTCGGCGTCGGCGTCATCGCGCGCATCGGCGCGACCACCGGCATCGGCATCGCCGCCGCGGGCGGGAGCGCCAGCGGCACCACCGCCGGCGCCGCCACCACGGGGACCGGCGGCTCGACCGCCAGCGGCTCGACCGCGGGCGGGGCCGCCGCGACCGCGACGACCGGGGCCGCCGCGACCGCGACGACCGGGGCGGCCGCGACCGAGGCCACGGCCGCCGGCTCGATCGCGATCATCGCCTCGCTGCCGAGGACCATCGTGCCGCTGTCGAGCGGTCGCGGGACCAGCGGCGTCGGCGCCGGCGTCATCGCCACGACCCGGCCGACCCGCGCCTCGGGCACCGCGGCCAGCGCCCGCGCCATCTCGGTCGCGCTGGGGTAGCGATCCGCCGGCGCCTTCGCCAGCGCGCGGACCAGCACCGCCTCGAGCTCGGCCGAGTAGACGCCGGCCGGGTTGCGCTCGCACAAGAGCGGCGGCGGCGAGGTGCGGTGCGCCGCGATCACCTCGGCCGGATCGTCGCGCACGAACGGCAGGTCGCCGGTCAACAGCTCGAACAACATCACCCCGACCGCGTACAGATCGGTGCGCGCGTCGACCTCGAGCCCGAGGCTCTGCTCGGGCGGCATGTAGCTGGGCGTCCCGACCGCGAACGCGCCGGTGAGCTGGCTGGCGTTGGCGAGCACCTTGGCCAGGCCGAAGTCGAGCACCTTGACCTGATCGCCGAACTCCGAGCTGGTCACGGCGACGTTGGCGGGCTTGATGTCGCGATGGATGATGCCCTGGCCGTGGGCGTGATCGAGCGCCGCGAGCACCTGGCGCGCGATCTCGATCGCGCGCTGCGCCTCGAGCGGCCCGTCGTCGAGCAGCTCGTGCAGGGTCCGGCCGCCGACGAACTCCATCACCACGAACGGCGCGCCGCCGGCGACGCCGACGTCGAGCACCTGGGCGCAGCTCGCGTGCTGCAGGCTGGCCATGGCCCGGGCCTCGACCTCGAACCGCTTGACGAACGCCGGTTCGCTGACCGCCCACTCGTGCAGGAACTTGATCGCGACCTCGCGGCCGAGGTCGATGTGGGTGCCGCGATAGACCGCGCCCATCCCGCCCTGGGCCAGGCGTTCGAGCACCTGGTACCGCTCGGCGACGATCGTGCCGATCCGCGGGTCGTCCACGCCTCGAAGGTACCACAGCGCGCCCGACCACCGACGGTGGCGGGCCCGCAGACGCCCGCGCGCCCGCGGTCAGTCCACGGCGGGGCCGGGCACGCGCACGCGCGCCATCGCCAGGCCGGCCACGCCCGCGGCCGCGTAGCACAGCCCGCCCAGCCAGAACACCGCGCTGAAGCCGCCGTAGATCGCGACCACCGTCGAGATGACCGAGCCCAGCACCGAGGTCGCGCCGTTGACGCCCCAGCCCCACGGCACCAGCAGGCTGCCGCGCGCGCCCAGCACCCGCACCGCGCCCGGCACCATCGAGCCCATCACCAGCCCGGCCGGCGCGATGAACGCCAGCGCCAGCGCGATCCGCACCGTCAGCCCGTGGGCGATGAAGCCGTGGATCACCCCGGTCAGCGCCAGCGCGTAGAAGCCCGCCAGCACCAGCAGCGCGCCGCCGCCGAGCGCCATCGCCGCCCCCAGCCGCGCGGTCGGGATGCGCTCGGCGAAGAACGCCCCGAACGCGGTCGCGAGCAGCACGCCGAACAGCACGACGACCAGCGAGTACGACGGGTGCCCGAGGAACAGCGTCATGCGCTGGAGCAGGCCGATCTCGACCGCCATGAACGCGAACCCGACCAGCCCGAAGTACGCCAGCGTCAGCACCTTGGCGCGGAGCGACTCGGGCGATCGCGGCCCGTCGCCGCGGACCGCCCGCGTCACCAGCGGCAGCACGATGAACACCAGCGCCAGCACCAGCACCGAGCCCAACGACACCAGGATCCACAGCGCCGGGTCGCTCATCTTCTTCGACGGGCTGAACAGGTCGCCCAGCTTCTTGAAGTAGAAGAAGAACGGCCGATCGTCGGTCGGCGGCGACAGGTCCTCGGCCTGGCTGCGCACCAGCGCGCCGTCCGGGCCGGCGTCGAGCATGCGCTCGAGCAGGCCCGCGCCGCTGGTCCGCGGCGACACCGCGACGGTCCAGCCCTGCTGGGCGGCGGCGTTGCTGACCCGATCGAGCTCGGCGTCGGTCAGCTCGCCGCGCTTGGCGATCAGCGTGCCCAGGCCGAGCTTGGGCGCCACCACGTAGATCATGTGACGCCGGGCCTGGCCGGCCGGCACGCCGACCGCCTCGAGCCCGGCCGCCGCCAGCAGCAGCAGGCGCGCGGTCTCGTTGCGCTCGCCGGTGTGCCACCGCGTCATCGTCACGACCCCGCGCTCGGTCAGGTGCTGGTAGTAGTCGGCGAAGGCCTCGACCGTGTAGAGCGTGTTCTCGGACAGCGCGAACGCCCCGGCCGCGGTCGCGGCGAAGGTGTCGACCAGCGACGCCTGGATCAGGTCGAACCGGCCGGCCTGGCGGCGCACGAAGCTGCGGCCGTCGTCGACGACCAGGTGCACGCGCGGATCGAAGTACAGCCGGCCCGAGCGCTCGGCGAAGCGCTCGCGCATGATCCGCTGGCCGATGATCGGGTTGATCTCGACCGCGGTCACGTCCTTGGCCCCGGCCGCCAGCGCGTGCAGCACGTCGCGCCCGCCGCCCGGGCCGATCACCAGCGCCCGATCGGCGCCGCCGTCGAAGATCGCGTGGGCCAGCGCGGTGATCTCGACCGCCTGCAGGCCGGGCCGGAGCTTGCGCAGGTCGTGGATCTGGGTGGCGGCGCTGGCGTCGATCTTGATGTTGCCGCCCTGATCGACGGTGACCCGCGAGAAGATGTTCCACTCCTCGAACGCGACCTTTTCGGCGGCGACGCCCTTGCCCGACGGCACCTCGATGAAGCTGGCCCGGGCGTTGACGATGATCAGCGCCAGCACCACCACCGGCGCCACCCAGGTCCATCGGGTCGGCGCCAGCAGGTGGCCCGACACGAACGCCAGGCCCGCGACCACCAGCACCGCGTTGGGCCCGCCCAGGAGCTTGAGCAACAGGCCGGTCACCAGGGTCGCCGCGGCGGCGCCGAGCAGATCGGCGAAGTAGACCCGGTTGACGTTGTCCGTGTAGATCGTCAGGCACAGCGACACGACCACGCCGGAGAAGAAGAACGGCGCCGCGCTGACCAGCACCAGCAGCACGAGCTGCCAGAACTGCCGGGGCGCGAAGTTGGGGACCTTGCCGGTGCCGTAGTAGAAGAGGATGTCGATCGGGTTGGCGAGCGCATAGATCAGCGCGGCGATCGTCGCGACGCCGAACCAGCGCGCGGCCCACCGCAGCGCGACCGCGGGGTCGGCCCGGAGCCGGGCGTCGTGGATGAACACGTACACGCCCGAGGCCGCGACCCCGAACATGGCCAGCGCCACGGCCAGGAACGTGAAGTGGTAGAACATCGTCGCCGAGAACACCCGCGTCATCAGCACCGACAAGAGCAGGTTGGCGAAGCAGATCAGGCCGAGGCCGACGAGCGTCCGGGGCGGTGCGCGCATCGGCGGATGTTCGACGCTCGGTCCCGGCGACGCAAGCGGCGGGTGGATCCGATGGGCGGCGCGCTGGCCGGCCGGCCCCGGCGGCGGGGCGTCGACGACGGCGCGACGTGGCGGCGCGGGTCGAGCTGCGCGCGCGGCCGCCGCGCTGCGGGCGTGTCGACGACACCACGCGACGGCGCCGGTCCGGGGACGCGGTCGCGCGGCGCTAACTCAGGCCGCACCGACGATCCCGCGTCGGGCCTTGCGGCCAGCCCAGGATTCGTCTCCAATCGGATCCTCACATCGAGGGGGACACGATGAGCTTCCTGGACAAGGTCAAGGCGTCGGTCGGCAAGGACTCCGCCGACCTCGAAGTCGACATGCAGCAGCGGCCGACCAAGCGGGGCGAGCCCCTGCGGGCGCTGATCCACGTCAAGCCCGGCAAGAACAAGCAGAAGATGCGCTACCTGCGCGTCTCGCTCGAGTACACCGGCCACTTCCAGGTGCCGACCGTCGACGGCGGCATGATCAACGTCGAGGGCACCGGCCGCATCTGGTACGGCGACTGGCCCAACACCACCGACGTCATGATCGAGCCGGGCGGCAGCTACACCTACCCGGTCGAGCTCAAGATCCCGAGCGACAGCCCGCTCTCGCACGACAAGCTCAAGTACAAGTTCTTCGTGCGCGCCGACATCGACGACGCCAAGGACCCCGAGTTCGCGACCAACTTCGACATCCGCGAGTGAGCGGCGGCGCCGGCGCGGCGGTCAGCGGCGCCGCGGCGGCACAGGTCCACACCCGTCAGCGCGGCCGCGCGGTCAGCGCGGCGCGAACCGCGCGGTGAAGTGGCGCAGGAACGGCGGCTCCTCGACGATCCGCAGCCCGCGCAGCGTGTCCTTGCGCGCGACGATGTCGACCATGCCCTCGATGATCGAGTCGAAGTGGGCCTGGGTGTAGACCCGGCGCGGGATCGCCAGCCGCACCAGCTCCATCGGCGCCGGCTGGAACTGGCCGGCGACGGTCTTGCCGAACATGACCGAGCCGATCTCGCACGAGCGCACGCCCAGCGCCAGGTACAGCTCGCACGCCAGCACCTGCGCCGGGAGGTGGTCGGGCGGCAGGTGCGGCAAGAGCGCGCGCGCGTCGATGTAGACCGCGTGCCCGCCGGCCGGGCGCATCACCGGCAGGCCGACCCGGGCCAGGCCGTCGCTGAAGTACTGCACGACCGCGACCCGGTACTCGAGGTAGCGCTCGTCGAGCGCCTCGTCGAGGCCGACCGCCAGCGCCTCGAGATCGCGCGCCGCCAGCCCGCCGTAGGTCGGGAAGCCCTCGGTCAGGATCAGCAGGCTGCGCAGCGCCGGCAGCCAGTCGGCGCGGCGGGTGGCGATGAAGCCGCCGATGTTGACCATGCCGTCCTTCTTGGCGCTCATCAGGCAGGCGTCGGCGAGATCGAAGGTCTCGCGCGCGATGTCGCGCACCGGGCGGTCGCCACAGCCGGGCTCGCGCGACTTGATGAACCAGCTGTTCTCGGCGAACCGGCACGCGTCGATCACGAACGGGATGCCGTGCCGGCGATAGATCTCCGCGGCCGCGCGCAGGTTGGCCAGCGCGACCGGCTGACCGCCGCCGGTGTTGTTGGTGATCGTGATCATCCCGAACGGGATCTGGCCGGCGTGCTCGCGGCAGCAGGCCTCGAGCCGATCGAGGTCGATGTTGCCCTTGAACGGGTGCGGGTTCGACGGGTCGGTGCCCTCGCGGATCACCAGATCGAGGGCGATCGCGCCGAGGTGCTCGAGGTTGGCGCGGGTGGTGTCGAAGTGGTTGTTCGACGGCACCACGTGCCCGGGCTTGACCAGGGTCGAGAACAGCAGCCGCTCGGCGGCGCGGCCCTGGTGGGTCGGGATGACGTGGGGGAAGCCGGTGATGCGCTGGACCACGGCCTCGAACCGGCCGAAGCTGCTCGACCCGGCGTAGCTCTCGTCGGCGACCATCATCGCCGCCCACTGCGCCGCGCTCATCGCGGTGGTGCCGGAGTCGGTCAGCAGATCGAACGTCACGTCCCGGGCGTGGACCAGGAACAGGTTCCAGCCGGCCTCCTCGAGGACCTTGGCCCGGGTCGGGCGGTCGAGGAACGGCAGCGGCTCGCACACCTTGACCTTGAAGGGCTCGATGACCGTGCGCCGGCCGGGCTCGGCGACGGTCATGGGGTCGTGGCTCCGACGGACGCGCAGGTCGTGGTCATGGGCGCCTGCGCAAGCAAGAACGACGCCCGCGGTCAGCGACCATTTTCGCGCAAGCGTTGCGGGCGACGCAGATCCCGCCGCCGCCGCGCGAAAAGCCCGCGGCGGCGCCGCCGCGACGGACGTCGGGCGCGACA
The genomic region above belongs to Myxococcales bacterium and contains:
- a CDS encoding M36 family metallopeptidase — encoded protein: MKLRVFSRRLMLAALAATAACADGAPAPTDVTPRTLATTPAVAGRLWVAAEPAQPAATAAASAIAHVRRIAPRWGAPAGAVDLVARATLPVPGGELVRLAQEVDGVPVDRADLKVLIGPGGTLLAASGVLVPADLARDRDGFQLDARAAVARAVAASTGVDVAAGLRAEAGATADLGWFSGGAGDVVVERARARHRWHRDRDALVPVWVVEAYVAASDSTDSRAERVVVAARDGRVLARHDLTVDAAFTYRVWAETGGDRRMLDGPIEDFSPTPSGTPGGARPAFIAPNLVTVDGLNHPAGGPADPWLASGATETVGNNVDAYTDINLPGGLSAGDFRATTTSASTFDRTYDTGAEALASTAQQSAAIAQLFYAINWLHDDWYDAGFTEAAGNGQADNYGRGGVAGDALLAEAQDSANDGARNNANMSTPEDGMAPRMQVYLWSGLDDRTLTIGARTPSTRAPTTYGPTQYDLVGTIVAGTDGAGAALDDGCEPLTNDVTGRVALLARGNCTGEVKAATAQAAGAIGLIIAHNVVGSPAPGLPNDANVTQPITIPVMSVSYDEGVAIRADLGAGPVTATFHRDLGPEVDGALDAALVAHEFGHYVHHRLSDCNTRMCGAQSEGWGDFIALLTLARDGDDLTGAYAISTYASNDDPYFGIRRAPYSTDGAKNAFTFQMVADDAALPTSHPLAFAGANSEVHNAGEIWAQVMWEGYVALQQARGARTFDEARRTMMRYVVAGLGLAPTDATFTETRNAILAAARAASPADAAVLTAAFARRGLGSCAVSPPRDSSDFIGALESFVTKGNAEPSGVTVAIDVKDCDHDGALDVGETATITVPVTNVGVELLSAVTVTATGSAGLTISTPTVDLGALAPDGSGTASFQVTVADAVGPVAATVDVTITAPGGCTETRQIVLPIRLVADDDPAAAASDTFDALVSPWTPTGSDARRAWGAVDGVGLDRFWHGEDLGFPSDTAIESPAMTAGAGPVTVAFDHAYQFEFSNDVYWDGGVVEITTDAGATWRDVADLTNIPYDGPLSVDAGNVLAGQMAFSDQNPAFPARDHVVLDFGTQLAGTTFRLRFRIGTDASASAPGWDIDNLVVTGITNTPFPVVVADADACTAPPDQTDDGGCCSTNGGAGAGSSLAGGLVVAALLRRRRRRAA
- a CDS encoding DUF938 domain-containing protein, coding for MTAQRSSPSVARNRAPILEVLRRALPPSGVVLEIASGTGEHAVHFAGALPALTWQPTDADPAARASIAAWREDAALPNLRAPLPLDVTGPWPLATADAVVCINMIHISPWAATEALFAGAARVLAAGAPLVTYGPYRFGGVTAPSNLDFDASLRARDPRWGVRDVDDLDACAATCGLARIETVALPANNHALVWRRG
- a CDS encoding glutathione S-transferase family protein — encoded protein: MTQIILHGPPQSSYVRTARMVAHEKGLAYQLAPVELGSADHLAKHPWGRVPLLTHGDVELIETSAIAHYLDAIGPGPALVPTAPVARAENEKWISVIHCYAYGDLVRNYLFHYLFPKTADGQPDRALIERDAPAMARDLRLFEAGFRGEWLTGPTLALADLFLAPILTYVGMFPEAQAVLEGAPNLRRFQRAIGARASFVETAPPRPA
- a CDS encoding serine/threonine protein kinase, with protein sequence MDDPRIGTIVAERYQVLERLAQGGMGAVYRGTHIDLGREVAIKFLHEWAVSEPAFVKRFEVEARAMASLQHASCAQVLDVGVAGGAPFVVMEFVGGRTLHELLDDGPLEAQRAIEIARQVLAALDHAHGQGIIHRDIKPANVAVTSSEFGDQVKVLDFGLAKVLANASQLTGAFAVGTPSYMPPEQSLGLEVDARTDLYAVGVMLFELLTGDLPFVRDDPAEVIAAHRTSPPPLLCERNPAGVYSAELEAVLVRALAKAPADRYPSATEMARALAAVPEARVGRVVAMTPAPTPLVPRPLDSGTMVLGSEAMIAIEPAAVASVAAAPVVAVAAAPVVAVAAAPPAVEPLAVEPPVPVVAAPAVVPLALPPAAAMPMPVVAPMRAMTPTPTPLGRLRKLVGSLDRRGRVIAAAVVGGTVVVVIAALVGGGASSPKAKPPPSPPGASADPDPPTSAELEALRPRLRGADTSDEVVRALQRLGGREPTNGEIPLALGQVYCERLWVSDCLQAFRKAIQLAPALRDDPRLVGSAVYGLGNDRAHGDVRRFLVREVGASAVPTLTAVVEGRWRKEVKERATATLRDLGAAP
- a CDS encoding sporulation protein; the protein is MSFLDKVKASVGKDSADLEVDMQQRPTKRGEPLRALIHVKPGKNKQKMRYLRVSLEYTGHFQVPTVDGGMINVEGTGRIWYGDWPNTTDVMIEPGGSYTYPVELKIPSDSPLSHDKLKYKFFVRADIDDAKDPEFATNFDIRE
- a CDS encoding tryptophanase, which gives rise to MTVAEPGRRTVIEPFKVKVCEPLPFLDRPTRAKVLEEAGWNLFLVHARDVTFDLLTDSGTTAMSAAQWAAMMVADESYAGSSSFGRFEAVVQRITGFPHVIPTHQGRAAERLLFSTLVKPGHVVPSNNHFDTTRANLEHLGAIALDLVIREGTDPSNPHPFKGNIDLDRLEACCREHAGQIPFGMITITNNTGGGQPVALANLRAAAEIYRRHGIPFVIDACRFAENSWFIKSREPGCGDRPVRDIARETFDLADACLMSAKKDGMVNIGGFIATRRADWLPALRSLLILTEGFPTYGGLAARDLEALAVGLDEALDERYLEYRVAVVQYFSDGLARVGLPVMRPAGGHAVYIDARALLPHLPPDHLPAQVLACELYLALGVRSCEIGSVMFGKTVAGQFQPAPMELVRLAIPRRVYTQAHFDSIIEGMVDIVARKDTLRGLRIVEEPPFLRHFTARFAPR